Proteins encoded in a region of the Methanofollis tationis genome:
- a CDS encoding FAD-dependent oxidoreductase codes for MPRVKVYSTAQCPYCRMVKAFLEKNGVAYESIDVGADEAAAAEMIDLSGQYGVPVTVVDGEVIIGFDAPRLTELFGSERSGEVYDLIVMGAGPAGLTAGVYASRKLLSTMIISENIGGQAMESWAIENYMGYRMVTGEDLMTKFEEQVRNLNIHLELDRVTGVEKEDGLFKITTYGERVFRTKSVVVATGRHSRRLGVEGEERFWGRGVSVCSTCDGPLFKGKDVAVVGGGNSAVITAIEMGKIARSVHLIVRSTIRADPVYLDRLKGMEQNVTIHQPYTVAALLGEEVLTGIRIREKDSGDDEELAVDGVFAEIGHDPNTDAVRGVVALNDQGEIVVDENCHTNVPGIYAAGDVTSIRGKQIIIAAGEGAKAALEAQAYLLSLQAP; via the coding sequence ATGCCGCGTGTGAAAGTGTATTCGACGGCCCAGTGTCCGTACTGCCGTATGGTCAAGGCCTTCCTCGAGAAAAACGGTGTCGCATACGAGTCTATCGATGTGGGGGCCGACGAGGCGGCGGCGGCGGAGATGATCGACCTTTCCGGGCAGTACGGCGTGCCGGTGACCGTCGTCGACGGCGAGGTGATCATCGGTTTCGACGCTCCGCGCCTCACCGAACTCTTCGGGTCAGAGAGGTCGGGCGAGGTCTACGACCTGATCGTCATGGGGGCGGGGCCGGCCGGGCTGACCGCCGGGGTCTATGCCAGCCGCAAACTCCTCTCGACCATGATCATCTCCGAGAACATCGGCGGGCAGGCGATGGAGAGCTGGGCGATCGAGAATTATATGGGCTACCGGATGGTCACCGGTGAAGACCTGATGACGAAGTTCGAGGAGCAGGTGAGAAACCTCAACATCCACCTCGAACTCGACCGGGTGACAGGCGTTGAGAAGGAAGACGGGCTGTTTAAGATCACCACCTACGGGGAACGAGTTTTTCGGACAAAGAGCGTCGTCGTCGCTACCGGCCGCCACTCCCGCCGCCTGGGCGTCGAGGGCGAGGAGCGGTTCTGGGGCAGGGGTGTGTCGGTATGCTCCACCTGCGACGGGCCGCTCTTTAAAGGAAAGGACGTTGCGGTTGTCGGCGGCGGCAACTCGGCAGTGATTACGGCGATCGAGATGGGGAAGATCGCCCGGAGCGTGCACCTCATTGTGCGGAGCACGATCCGGGCCGATCCCGTCTACCTCGACCGGCTAAAGGGGATGGAGCAGAACGTCACCATCCACCAGCCGTACACGGTCGCCGCTCTCCTCGGCGAGGAGGTGCTCACCGGGATCAGGATCCGGGAGAAGGACTCGGGCGACGATGAGGAACTGGCGGTCGACGGTGTTTTTGCTGAGATCGGCCATGACCCGAACACTGATGCCGTCCGCGGCGTCGTGGCGCTCAACGATCAGGGCGAGATCGTTGTGGACGAGAACTGCCATACGAATGTCCCCGGGATCTATGCGGCCGGCGATGTCACCTCGATCAGGGGCAAGCAGATCATCATCGCCGCCGGCGAGGGGGCGAAGGCCGCCCTCGAGGCGCAGGCATATCTCCTCTCTCTCCAGGCCCCTTAA
- a CDS encoding rubrerythrin family protein: protein MATLENLKAAFAGESQANRKYLSFSQKADEEGFKNVARIYRAASRAEEIHARRELSVMGGVRSTAENLKESIEGETDEFTEMYPRFVEEAKKEGNSEAAITFTHAMKAEEVHAGLYKRALEAVSAGKDFDSAEVFLCPVCGNVEIGAAPERCPICGVPGTKFLRVE from the coding sequence ATGGCAACACTGGAGAATCTCAAGGCGGCTTTTGCCGGAGAATCGCAGGCGAACCGGAAATACCTCTCGTTCTCCCAGAAGGCCGATGAAGAGGGCTTTAAGAACGTCGCACGTATTTACCGCGCAGCCTCCCGGGCTGAAGAGATTCATGCACGGCGCGAGCTCTCCGTGATGGGCGGGGTAAGGAGCACGGCCGAGAACCTGAAGGAGAGTATCGAGGGAGAGACCGACGAGTTCACCGAGATGTACCCGCGGTTCGTGGAGGAGGCGAAGAAGGAAGGGAACAGCGAGGCCGCCATCACCTTCACCCATGCGATGAAGGCCGAGGAGGTGCATGCCGGGCTGTACAAACGGGCACTGGAGGCAGTCTCTGCTGGAAAAGACTTCGACAGTGCGGAGGTCTTCCTCTGTCCGGTCTGCGGGAACGTCGAGATCGGCGCCGCCCCCGAACGCTGCCCGATCTGCGGCGTCCCCGGGACAAAATTCCTCAGGGTCGAGTGA